In Quercus lobata isolate SW786 chromosome 12, ValleyOak3.0 Primary Assembly, whole genome shotgun sequence, a genomic segment contains:
- the LOC115971965 gene encoding probable DEAD-box ATP-dependent RNA helicase 48, with protein MSPWILLERPRALSKLLCNLIFTRDMGGGPRTFPGGVNKWQWKRMHEKRAREKEKRLLEQEKQLYQARIRSQVRAKLAGKPDPYSNPDPSMVHGPMSPTDHIKALASRFMKEGAEDLWNEDDGPLKSPPPRGTNERPGFVGPNGRRGSIRSPIDLRKLIPEGRENVNFTNPSGSYVNGRNYSGQSWRRFRRNESSESEDNDEDYGPSNESPKPFARNLAGNRRDTNSEKIPKISGQRPRLSKEENSDFEGESVKYFAGSSRWPRLSVGGGEEEENEGIMRGRGRERGARKVGSSASLGKYDVKIKKRVPLQSLEEEVNFPLQVELIRHQLSKKSLVDENGGEKKRGEESILSQKRFDECGISPLTVKALSAAGYVQMTRVQEATLSACLEDKDALVKAKTGTGKSAAFLLPAIETVLKASSNSTIQRVPPIYVLILCPTRELASQLAAEANAMLKYHDGVCVQTLVGGTRFKDDQRRLESDPCQIIVATPGRLLDHIENKSSLSLRLMGLKMLVLDEADHLLDLGFRKDMEKIVDCLPRQRQSLLFSATVPKEVRRISQLVLRREHAFIDTVGLGCVETPAKIRQSCLIASHELHFQIVHHLLKEHVSQTPDYKVIVFCTTGMVTSLMCLLLREMKMNVREIHSRKPQLYRTRISDEFRESKRLILVSSDVSARGMNYPDVTLVTQIGIPSDREQYIHRLGRTGREGKEGEGILLLAPWEEYFLDEIRDLPLEKIPLPHLDPNIKLQMEDSLAKIDTSVKESAYHAWLGYYNSIREIGRDKTTLVKLANQFCQSIGLQKPPALFRKTALKMGLKDIPGIRIRK; from the exons ATGTCCCCTTGGATCCTTCTAGAACGTCCCAGAGCTCTCTCGAAGCTCCTCTGCAATCTCATCTTCACTCGAGACATGGGCGGCGGGCCTCGGACCTTCCCCGGCGGCGTAAACAAGTGGCAATGGAAGCGCATGCACGAGAAACGAgctagagagaaagaaaagcgACTTCTCGAGCAAGAGAAGCAGCTCTACCAGGCCCGAATCCGCTCACAAGTCCGGGCCAAACTCGCCGGCAAGCCTGACCCGTATTCGAACCCGGACCCGTCAATGGTTCACGGCCCAATGAGCCCCACTGACCACATTAAAGCTCTAGCCAGTCGCTTCATGAAAGAAGGAGCTGAAGACTTGTGGAACGAAGACGATGGACCTTTAAAGTCGCCACCGCCGAGGGGAACGAATGAACGGCCAGGATTTGTCGGACCGAACGGGCGGCGAGGATCAATCCGATCGCCGATCGATTTGAGGAAGCTGATCCCAGAAGGGCGGGAAAATGTGAATTTCACAAATCCGAGTGGCAGTTACGTAAATGGAAGGAATTATTCGGGGCAAAGCTGGAGAAGATTTCGGCGAAATGAGAGCTCAGAGAGCGAGGACAATGACGAGGATTACGGTCCATCAAACGAATCGCCGAAGCCCTTTGCCCGAAATTTGGCCGGAAATCGGAGAGATACGAATTCGGAAAAAATCCCGAAAATTTCGGGTCAAAGGCCAAGGCTCTCTAAGGAGGAGAATTCGGATTTCGAGGGAGAGTCGGTGAAGTATTTTGCGGGGAGTTCGAGGTGGCCGAGGCTTAGTGTTGGTGGAGGAGAGGAGGAAGAGAATGAGGGAATAATGAGAggtagagggagagagagaggagcgAGGAAGGTGGGGAGTAGTGCTTCTTTGGGGAAGTATGATGTGAAGATAAAGAAACGGGTGCCGCTTCAGTCTTTGGAGGAGGAGGTTAATTTTCCGCTTCAGGTTGAGTTGATAAGGCATCAGCTTAGCAAGAAGAGTTTGGTGGATGAGAATGGaggagagaagaagagaggggAGGAATCAATTCTTAGTCAAAAAAG ATTTGATGAGTGTGGTATATCTCCATTGACAGTCAAGGCACTCTCTGCTGCTGGGTATGTTCAAATGACACGAGTACAGGAGGCTACTCTATCTGCTTGCCTTGAGG ACAAGGATGCTTTGGTCAAAGCTAAAACTGGTACAGGCAAAAGTGCAGCTTTTTTG CTTCCTGCTATTGAAACAGTTCTAAAAGCTTCAAGTAATAGTACCATTCAACGGGTGCCTCCAATTTATGTTCTTATTCTCTGCCCCACAAGAGAACTGGCAAGTCAGCTTGCTGCAGAAGCAAATGCTATGCTAAAGTACCACGATGGCGTATGTGTGCAAACACTGGTTGGGGGTACACGTTTCAAAGATGACCAGAGGCGCCTAGAATCAGATCCATGCCAG ATAATAGTGGCAACTCCAGGTAGGTTGTTAGATCACATTGAAAACAAGTCCAGCTTGTCCTTGCGTTTGATGGGATTGAAGATGCTTGTACTTGATGAAGCCGATCACTTATTAGACCTGGGATTCCGGAAGGACATGGAAAAAATTGTTGATTGCTTGCCTCGTCAGAGACAGTCTTTGCTGTTTTCTGCAACTGTCCCAAAAGAG GTTCGCCGAATATCTCAACTTGTTTTGAGAAGAGAACATGCTTTTATTGATACAGTGGGTCTTGGTTGTGTAGAAACTCCTGCTAAG ATTAGGCAGTCTTGTCTGATTGCTTCCCAtgaattacattttcaaatAGTGCACCATCTCTTGAAGGAACATGTCTCACAAACACCCGACTACAAG GTTATTGTCTTTTGTACGACTGGGATGGTAACATCTCTCATGTGTCTACTTCTCCgggaaatgaaaatgaatgttAGGGAGATACATTCAAGAAAGCCTCAACTTTACCGAACTCGCATATCTGATGAGTTCAGGGAATCCAAACGACTGATTCTTGTTTCATCTGATGTTTCAGCACGTGGAATGAATTACCCTGATGTTACATTGGTCACTCAG ATAGGAATTCCTTCTGACCGAGAACAGTATATACATCGCCTTGGAAGAACTGGACGGGAAGGCAAAGAAGGGGAAGGCATATTGTTGCTGGCACCATGGGAAGaatattttttagatgaaaTTAGAGACCTGCCTCTTGAGAAAATTCCTTTACCGCATTTAGATCCAAACATAAAGCTACAG ATGGAAGATTCATTGGCAAAGATTGATACTAGTGTAAAAGAATCTGCATATCATGCTTGGCTTGGCTATTATAACTCAATCAGGGAAATTGGCAGGGATAAAACCACTCTTGTCAAATTAGCCAATCAATTTTGTCAGTCAATTGGTTTACAGAAACCTCCTGCCCTCTTCAGGAAGACAGCTCTTAAAATGGGCTTGAAAGACATCCCTGGCATCAGAATTAGGAAGTAA